TTTCGCTATCGACGTATACCTACTGTGTTACAATCGCGGTGCCAATTATAGCACATCAAAGGGAGATCATTGGTATTGTAATGGGAGACTTATCCTTAGAAAATTAGACCGATATAAAGGTAGAGCTGAATATAGAGCGCAACTTTACAAAAATAAGTGAGATAGAGCTTATTTTAGAATAGTTCGCTCTGTTTTTTTACATAATAGGATATAAATATTTGTAAATTTTTTATTTTAGATCCTTTACATACCCTAAGGGGGTATGGTATATTTAATTCAAGGAGATGATTATATGACCAATTGCTGTAGCATGGATAAAGAAGAAAAAAAACCGACAGAAAGCTCAATTAAAACACAGAAATCTGTTCTAGACAGATTAAATAGAATTGAAGGTCAAATAAGAGGGATTAAAAATATGATTGAGAATAACACTTACTGTGACGATGTAATCAATCAAATAGAAGCTTCTAGATCTGCACTGCATTCTGTACAAATTATTTTATTAGAAAGTCACATAAAAAATTGTGTTGTAGAGCAGCTTCAGCAGGGAGAGCGTGATGTAATCGAAGAGGTTCTAAAGACTATAAAAAAATTAACAAAATAAAGTTTATTCGCTCTGGCTCATAAACTTTATGACGCACTCAACTTAAAAAACTGATTTAAGTTTCAAGTGCTCAAAATAAAGTTTGTTTGTTCTGGCTCATAAACTTTATGACGC
Above is a genomic segment from Alkaliphilus oremlandii OhILAs containing:
- a CDS encoding metal-sensitive transcriptional regulator, whose product is MVYLIQGDDYMTNCCSMDKEEKKPTESSIKTQKSVLDRLNRIEGQIRGIKNMIENNTYCDDVINQIEASRSALHSVQIILLESHIKNCVVEQLQQGERDVIEEVLKTIKKLTK